Proteins encoded within one genomic window of Haematobia irritans isolate KBUSLIRL chromosome 5, ASM5000362v1, whole genome shotgun sequence:
- the LOC142241995 gene encoding enoyl-CoA hydratase domain-containing protein 3, mitochondrial-like → MVNTLRSFTKSTLGFSKSHFHVASTARAAAQQYTEVTQSEGVREICLNDPKTRNSLSMDMMNSILEALRNDWQNKELRSIVLTAKGNIWSAGHNLKELVPEKGPAYQTEVFNKLTEIILSIYKAPVPVIAKVNGLAAAAGCQLVASCDIIVATENSKFSTPGANFGVFCSTPGIAISRVMSRPQSAYMVMTGMAITAQEAYSSGLVSRVVREADLDAEVNLITDAIKHKSRSVIALGKEFYYKQLNLPMEEAYKLGAKKMTENLSLSDSQEGLRSFVEKRKPQWKHE, encoded by the exons ATGGTGAACACATTAAGAAGTTTTACAAag TCTACCCTAGGGTTTTCCAAATCCCATTTTCATGTGGCCTCCACTGCTAGAGCTGCTGCTCAGCAATATACCGAAGTTACACAATCCGAGGGAGTAagagaaatttgtttaaatgaTCCAAAAACAAGAAATTCCTTATCAATGGACATGATGAACTCCATACTCGAGGCTCTGAGAAATGATTGGCAAAACAAAGAACTGAGGTCAATAGTGTTAACCGCAAAGGGGAACATATGGTCTGCAGGACATAATCTTAAGGAACTGGTACCGGAAAAAGGCCCCGCATATCAAACCGAAGTCTTTAACAAATTAACCGAAATCATTTTAAGCATATACAAAGCTCCTGTACCAGTTATAGCAAAAGTAAATGGTTTAGCAGCTGCTGCAGGTTGTCAATTAGTGGCTTCGTGTGATATCATTGTGGCAACagaaaatagtaaattttctacgCCTGGAGCCAATTTTGGTGTATTTTGTTCCACTCCTGGAATAGCTATATCACGTGTTATGTCAAGGCCTCAATCAGCCTATATGGTAATGACAGGAATGGCCATAACTGCTCAAGAAGCATATAGTTCTG GTTTGGTTAGTCGTGTTGTTCGCGAAGCTGATTTAGATGCTGAAGTTAATTTAATTACTGATGCCATTAAACATAAAAGTCGTTCGGTAATCGCTTTGGGCaaagaattttattataaacaattaaatcttccaatggaagaaGCATACAAATTAGGTGCTAAA AAAATGACGGAAAATCTTAGTCTAAGCGATTCCCAAGAAGGCTTACGTAGTTTTGTGGAGAAACGCAAGCCCCAATGGAAACATGAGTAA
- the LOC142241986 gene encoding uncharacterized protein LOC142241986 produces MTMSVDVSKSIESVSSAGTDDTNISKQSLKPHNVEQWERNLIGNFLLTLYHRLAIGPHNEWSCLQSDVQEAFSIFITTDISERLKSLNGTDNIGILMKRCGFLEKTPSSSLPEVYKIRSTYLLEFRHKKLKEHDLQRTWSFSINSLMTPGVEDILKKLTDTDRVPILEETYKIDENSPEDNLQYQGTLVQKRRQNYRPTNMSCCICQLDFTNMEDYEEHIQIHNSENDFEFLKELTMRQSPIFTVSYRLCQNSHHFAFMMKTMEKNLIIEKIIIVQSRSMFYVNNMNVPYAMPHSGSEEFFIDSHLFTMFLEQPIIFICHLKNNNEERFIEEHHFMRSQEFPKVNFNIRPCRLPSNRLFKTKFKVPDYLPPKDIRKALEDDFSYNKLIQLSRALKSYIENGKELQPETMGKIMTLLLQIEDFDTVKMFTKLIQFNVKLQSFGDDFSMKLNSKRASHAESILSVHDEVLIVTRNNIKTDEKSLINLQLQSNEDLSHQGMFLGQIEAINGGRISFKYFRGSQLPLDLHRTYTILFRPARLQLRYKYRAMELLPMIMKHIGKFLFPQNIPPMDLPKKTNLNLYNKSIECNPEQSQAVHNIASGPRNDATYIIFGPPGTGKTTTVVEAILQVLKRNDTKILVTAPSNSACDELALRLCKTLNTIDMSRSIVRIYARSNESRMDTINELLLEHSNMYNGHFYPDVEILHEYRIIVCTTSLVSKLATGQFGRYKNGKPIFTHMFIDEVAAATEVESLSALSFILSPETCLIISGDHKQLGPIINSKRAEELKLDVSLMERLLDRECYHVDPHTGEYDRSIQTRLRKNFRSHPSIVKLYSDMYYNSELEAKANIDDVSLAKYWHLCPNKDFPIIFHSIKGQTLSDKQSFSLYNADEVKVVMDYIKDLMYFGINGKAITETDIGIISPYKKQFQRFREELNMRRWYQIETGSVETFQGKEKEIIIVSFVRSESPTLGFLDSDRRLNVTLSRAKSLLILVGNIATLSMNPNFYYIIKECQRHGTLIGDINILTENKTLNTIAKNLQNLKLDSNNNDITPKQKRKSRRNGNYWKNTRKAKVNSKITYEVKLSDFLCNQELVQKTSSQVATRTNQSILERDMTQKTKTLPKNMLSSTSQEIQVEKWNQNMKNNNQIKSNTPQISNESIKDKQYENIKFTLQSEKKCLQEKKDNANIKTSEKKTLNTISDEPNNLQFTTQNKTTSIKKKKSRGSRGGLGKNKRKTNIANKITNAIKTTNLASKLEPIEKTNVHTTNELKQLGKKISNVPGKIPRQISLQS; encoded by the exons ATGACTATGAGCGTGGATGTCAGCAAATCAATAGAATCTGTATCATCGGCTGGTACTGATGATACAAATATTTCCAAACAATCATTAAAACCCCACAACGTGGAACAATGGG aaaggaatttgattggaaattttttgctgACATTATATCATCGCTTAGCTATTGGGCCCCACAACGAATGGTCTTGTTTGCAATCGGATGTACAAGAggcattttcaattttcataacAACAGATATAAGTGAACGCCTGAAAAGTCTTAATGGTACAGATAAT ATTGGAATCCTAATGAAGCGTTGTGGCTTTCTTGAGAAAACACCATCTAGTTCTTTACCAGAAGTCTACAAAATAAGAAGTACATACCTTTTAGAATTCCGCCATAAAAAATTGAAGGAACATGATCTGCAAAGGACTTGGTCTTTTTCGATTAACTCCCTTATGACCCCAGGTGTTGaggatattttaaaaaaattaaccgaTACCGATAGGGTACCAATTTTGGAGG AAACCTACAAAATTGATGAGAATTCTCCCGAGGATAATTTGCAATACCAAGGAACTCTTGTACAAAAACGGCGACAAAACTATCGTCCCACAAATATGAGCTGTTGTATATGTCAACTTGATTTCACCAACATGGAAGATTATGAGGAACATATACAAATACATAATTCTGAAAATGATTTTGAGTTCTTAAAAGAATTAACTATGAG GCAATCGCCTATATTTACAGTGTCCTATAGATTATGCCAGAACTCTCATCACTTTGCGTTTATGATGAAAACCatggagaaaaatttaattatcgaGAAAATCATAATTGTACAATCTCGTTCAATGTTCTATGTTAATAATATGAATGTACCCTATGCAATGCCACATTCTGGATCAGaggaattttttattgattcacatCTATTTACTATGTTCTTGGAACAACCCATAATTTTCATATGCCATCTGAAGAACAATAACGAGGAGCGTTTTATTGAAGAGCATCATTTCATG AGATCCCAAGAGTTTCCTAAAGTCAATTTTAACATTAGACCTTGTCGATTACCAAGTAATAG actatttaaaaccaaatttaaagtGCCTGACTATCTGCCGCCTAAGGATATACGTAAGGCTTTAGAAGATGATTTCAGTTATAACAAATTAATACAGCTATCGAGAGCCTTAaaaagttatatagaaaatggaaAAGAATTACAACCTGAGACAATGGGAAAAATAATGACACTATTGCTGCAAATTGAAGATTTTGATAcagtaaaaatgtttacaaaactaATACAGTTTAATGTAAAGCTTCAGAGTTTTGGCGACGATTTTAGTATGAAG ctaaATTCAAAACGGGCCTCACATGCTGAAAGCATTTTGTCTGTCCACGATGAAGTTCTCATTGTTACACGCAACAATATTAAAACTGATGAAAAAAGTCTGATTAACCTACAACTGCAAAGTAATGAGGATCTTTCACACCAAGGGATGTTTTTAGGTCAAATTGAAGCTATTAATGGGGGACGCATTAGCTTTAAATATTTCAGAGGTTCTCAATTGCCTCTGGATTTACATCGTacttacacaattttatttcgcccTGCACGTTTGCAATTACGTTACAAGTATCGTGCCATGGAATTGTTACCGATGATAATGAAGCATATAGGAAAGTTTCTGTTTCCTCAAAACATACCACCCATGGATCTGCCAAAgaaaactaa TTTGAACTTGTATAATAAGTCCATAGAATGTAATCCTGAGCAATCGCAGGCAGTTCATAATATTGCATCTGGTCCTAGAAATGATGCtacttatattatttttggaccacCAG GTACTGGAAAGACCACCACTGTGGTCGAAGCTATTCTTCAAGTTTTGAAACGAAATGATACGAAAATTCTTGTTACCGCTCCATCGAATAGTGCTTGTGATGAGTTGGCATTGAGATTATGCAAAACGCTTAATACCATAGACATGTCTCGATCAATTGTTAGAATCTACGCTAGATCAAATGAATCAAGAATGGATACCATTAATGAGTTACTTTTGGAGCATTCAAATATGTATAATGGACATTTTTATCCAGATGTTGAGATACTACACGAATATCGCATTATCGTTTGTACCACATCTCTGGTCTCAAAATTAGCTACTGGTCAATTTGGACGATATAAAAACGGAAAACCAATATTCACTCACATGTTCATTGATGAAGTAGCTGCTGCAACTGAAGTGGAATCTTTATCGGCTTTATCTTTCATACTTTCGCCGGAGACATGCCTTATTATCTCGGGTGATCACAAGCAACTCGGCCCAATTATTAACTCAAAACGGGCTGAGGAATTAAAATTGGATGTATCGCTTATGGAGCGTCTACTTGATCGTGAATGCTATCATGTGGATCCACATACGGGAGAATATGATCGCAGCATACAGACACGTTTGCGTAAGAATTTCCGTTCACATCCTTCTATTGTTAAATTATATAGTGATATGTACTATAATAGTGAGTTGGAGGCAAAGGCAAATATTG ACGATGTCTCTTTGGCTAAATACTGGCATTTATGTCCCAACAAGGATTTTCCGATCATATTTCATTCCATAAAGGGTCAAACACTCAGCGATAAACAATCATTTAG TTTATATAATGCGGATGAAGTAAAGGTGGTAATGGACTACATTAAGGATCTCATGTATTTCGGTATAAATGGTAAAGCAATTACGGAAACCGATATTGGCATCAtatctccatataaaaaacaatttcaacgTTTTCGTGAAGAATTGAATATGCGTAGATGGTATCAAATCGAAACTGGTTCGGTGGAAACATTCCAAgggaaagaaaaagaaattattattgTTTCATTTGTACGTTCTGAATCTCCAACATTGGGATTTTTAGACAGTGATCGG CGTCTCAATGTTACTTTGTCCCGTGCTAAATCATTGCTAATATTAGTTGGTAACATTGCAACGTTATCTATGAATCcgaatttttattatatcatCAAGGAATGTCAACGACATGGAACTTTGATTGGTGATATCAATATATTAACCGAGAATAAGACATTAAATACAATAgccaaaaatctacaaaatttaaagctagACAGCAATAACAATGACATCACACCCAAGCAGAAGAGAAAATCACGTCGTAATGGTAATTATTGGAAAAATACGAGAAAAGCTAAAGTTAACTCCAAAATAACATATGAGGTGAAATTATCGGATTTTCTATGTAATCAAGAGCTTGTTCAGAAAACAAGTAGCCAAGTTG CTACGAGAACTAATCAAAGTATTCTGGAGAGAGATATGactcaaaaaaccaaaacactGCCCAAAAATATGTTAAGCTCCACGTCCCAGGAAATTCAAGTTGAAAAGTGgaatcaaaatatgaaaaataataatcaaattaaatcaaatacaccacaaatttcaaatgaatctaTAAAGGACAAGCAATATGAAAACATAA